The following are encoded together in the Chlorocebus sabaeus isolate Y175 chromosome 12, mChlSab1.0.hap1, whole genome shotgun sequence genome:
- the SLC46A2 gene encoding solute carrier family 46 member 2 produces MSPEVTCPLRGHLPRFHPRTWVEPVVASSQMAASLYDAGLLLVVKASYGIGGSSNHSASPSPRGALEDQQQRAISNFYIIYNLVAGLSPLLFAYGLGWLSDRYHRKISICMSLLGFLLSRLGLLLKVLLDWPVEVLYGAAALNGLFGGFSAFWSGVMALGSLGSSEGRRSLRLILIDLILGLAGFCGSMASGHLFKQMAGHSGQGLILTACSVSCASFALLYSLLVLKVPESVAKPSQELPPADTVSGTVGTYRTLDPDQLDKQCAMGHPPSPGKAKPHKTTIALLFVGAIIYDLAVVGTVDVIPLFVLREPLSWNQVQVGYGMASGYTIFITSFLGVLVFSRCFRDTTMIMIGMVSFGSGALLLAFVKETYMFYIARAVMLFALIPVTTIRSAMSKLITGSSYGKVFVILQLSLALTGVVTSTLYNKIYQLTMDMFVGSCFALSSFLSFLAIIPISIVAYKQVPWSPYADITEK; encoded by the exons ATGAGCCCCGAGGTCACCTGCCCGTTGAGGGGCCACCTGCCTCGCTTCCACCCGAGGACCTGGGTTGAGCCCGTGGTGGCCTCGTCCCAGATGGCTGCCTCCCTGTACGACGCGGGGCTACTCCTCGTGGTGAAGGCGTCCTACGGAATCGGAGGCTCCTCCAACCACAGTGCCAGCCCGTCGCCCCGGGGGGCTCTAGAGGACCAACAGCAAAGAGCCATCTCCAATTTCTACATCATCTACAACCTCGTGGCGGGCCTGTCGCCCCTGCTGTTCGCCTACGGGCTGGGATGGCTCAGCGACCGCTACCACCGGAAGATCTCCATCTGCATGTCGCTGCTGGGCTTCCTGCTCTCCCGCCTCGGGCTGCTGCTCAAGGTGTTGCTGGACTGGCCAGTGGAGGTGCTGTACGGGGCGGCGGCGCTGAACGGGCTGTTCGGCGGCTTCTCCGCCTTCTGGTCCGGGGTCATGGCGCTGGGATCGCTGGGCTCCTCCGAGGGCCGCCGCTCCTTGCGCCTCATCCTTATTGACCTGATCCTGGGCTTGGCGGGGTTCTGCGGGAGCATGGCTTCCGGGCATCTCTTCAAGCAGATGGCTGGGCACTCTGGGCAGGGCCTGATACTGACGGCCTGCAGCGTGAGCTGTGCCTCGTTTGCCCTGCTCTATAGCCTTTTGGTGTTAAAGGTCCCTGAGTCGGTGGCCAAACCCAGCCAGGAGCTACCCCCCGCGGATACCGTGTCTGGCACAGTCGGCACATACCGCACCCTGGATCCTGATCAGTTGGACAAACAGTGTGCAATGGGTCACCCTCCATCTCCTGGAAAAGCAAAACCCCATAAAACCACCATTGCCCTGCTCTTTGTGGGTGCTATCATATATGACCTGGCGGTGGTGGGCACGGTGGACGTGATCCCTCTTTTTGTGCTGAGGGAGCCTCTCAGTTGGAACCAAGTGCAGGTGGGCTATGGTATGGCTTCAGGGTACACCATCTTCATCACCAGCTTCCTGGGTGTCCTGGTCTTCTCCCGCTGCTTCCGGGACACCACCATGATCATGATTGGGATGGTGTCCTTTGGGTCAGGAGCCCTCCTCTTGGCTTTTGTGAAAGAGACATACATGTTCTATATTG CTCGAGCCGTCATGCTGTTTGCTCTCATCCCCGTCACAACCATCCGATCAGCTATGTCCAAACTCATAACGGGCTCCTCTTATG GAAAGGTGTTTGTCATACTGCAGCTGTCCTTGGCTCTGACTGGCGTGGTGACATCGACCTTGTACAACAAGATCTATCAGCTCACCATGGACATGTTTGTGGGCTCCTGCTTtgctctctcctcctttctctccttcctggcCATCATCCCAATTAG